The Tetrapisispora phaffii CBS 4417 chromosome 16, complete genome genomic sequence ATTTTTTCCAACACATCTTCATGTCTAACCTGTCTCTTTTTGTAGAGATCAATCTTGTTACCAATTAAGTAAAATCTAGCTTTTGACAAGTCTTCTTTGCTCATATTATCGATCGCTTCTTGCAACCAATGATCACAGCAACTTCTAAAACTTTCAATATCACAGATATCATAAATTAAGAACACACCGTTTGATCCTTTATATAGTGTAGGAATCATAACATTTTTATACCTTTCTTGGCCAGCAGTATCCCAGGTGATACACTTGAAAAATCTGTTATCTACATTTACTGTAGTGGTTTTAATGTCAATACCAATAGTTGATGAAGTATCTATCACTAATTCGTCTTCATTTTCACTTTCAACGTCATCACGGTGGAATTCATCTTTCAATTTAGAACctgaatttgaatttagGGAAAGATCGAAATCCTCTGATGTCGGAGATTTCTTGTTGAAAAGTTCTTCATAATCATTTAGactatatctttttttgaCAGAGGTCAACGATGGTTTCTTCTTAAGTCTTTTAATATTAGCATTGATGCTTCTTTTCGGTAGTTtcattttatcaaattgaaaattttcCTTTGCAGAACCTGATACTTCTCTCATTAATTTAAACTGGCCTTTTGTTGgtaattcattataaaaACTTAGAACCATCCCTGTCTTTCCCACACCAGCATCACCTATCAAGATTATTTTAACATTTGCTGTTGTTGCAACCTCTAATGAATCGaatgataaattagttGCCGATAAATCTGAAGATGAAATTCTGTAAAAAGATGAATGTTTTCCCGTTTGATTTGATCTTAGAAAAGAATCCTTTCGACTCAACTCGCCATGTCTATCTAAAAAGGTGCTTGTGACTGAAGCTCTTTTATCCTCTACATCTGAACTAATGTTTGAGTCAGATTCAAAACTGGCAACGATAGGGACAACAGGCGAGGCCCCATTTAGTGAAtatctcttcttctttgacATTTCCAactattattgaataaactCGTTCTTTGTATAAATTACAATTTCAAACCTTAGTCTATAACTGAATACAATTCTTCATGTATGGCTCACTGTTTAGATTGacaaaaaaagagaatCAAGTTAAAGCGCAATTAAATCCTGCTATGTTAAATACTTAACCACACCCTTTTTGGTTCTGCTGCAAAGTCCTTGGTCAGATTAATTGAAGCACagttttttattatcaaggTGCATTACAACATATAATACAAGCAAATTACTTAATACATTgttcaatatattgaattattttattgatttgatgatattttttctgttgtcgaatattattattatggCAACGTTTCGGCATCGCTCTTTCTGTTATAGACACGATAAATACACATAGTTAAGAAAAATGATATGTGTAAAGCACACAAGAGATGAGATGGACACTAATATAGTTGGTTTTATCTACTACATGTGATCGAAGGTTCTATGCAGTATATGATTTATACAATATCGATATACTATATTCTATAGACTAAGATGGCGTTGTTTTCAAGGGTGACTTCTGATTCGCAGTATCTGATGAGCTTGACACCAAACGTTTTCTCGTCTAATCGTGATTCCAGCCAATCGGCCCTCCCTTGATCGATTATGTTTCTCGCTTGTATACCTGCATTGAATCTTTCttgttcatttaatttCGAAAAATGGGTTTGTGCTTGGTCACCAGTCCCTGCCTTACCTGAAGTTGCCCATGGTGCAATTTTTGTCAAAGCAAGGAAAAATTGACTATAGGTCAAAGTCTCACCAGCACTATGATTTTGGAGGATGTGTTTAATGTACGAAGGGTTTATATAAGAGTTGTGATTGCAGACGTGTCTGCAACACATTGCAATGCAAATACCTTGTAAATGGTCCTCccttaattctttttcatgACCAATTAAACATCTCAAAGCTAAATCTGTTGCGACACCACATAAGTGCTTTGAAATTGCGATGTACTTTTCATTGGACTTCAACACAGGGGTGATATCCAGATCCTTAATGTCAATTCTTATCCTGTCAATTTGCggtttattattgttagaTCTTACGCTATTAATTTCTTCTGAGTCTGCCATTATTTTTGCATCGAATTTCATCCTATTTGTTGATCTATCGA encodes the following:
- the YPT11 gene encoding Rab family GTPase YPT11 (similar to Saccharomyces cerevisiae YPT11 (YNL304W); ancestral locus Anc_3.47) codes for the protein MSKKKRYSLNGASPVVPIVASFESDSNISSDVEDKRASVTSTFLDRHGELSRKDSFLRSNQTGKHSSFYRISSSDLSATNLSFDSLEVATTANVKIILIGDAGVGKTGMVLSFYNELPTKGQFKLMREVSGSAKENFQFDKMKLPKRSINANIKRLKKKPSLTSVKKRYSLNDYEELFNKKSPTSEDFDLSLNSNSGSKLKDEFHRDDVESENEDELVIDTSSTIGIDIKTTTVNVDNRFFKCITWDTAGQERYKNVMIPTLYKGSNGVFLIYDICDIESFRSCCDHWLQEAIDNMSKEDLSKARFYLIGNKIDLYKKRQVRHEDVLEKMSEIEFKFEVKIAGNFEVTCKWPNVVERTFNIAIKDLIEHGCYDDTEYKNTGSNIEKLPNKQSGDDDENRLVDSSILETNADTSKILKDLNDLDSDDNPAEERESEGEFSNNRIRKSPPISTKSKIISQSLEYNDMVSDSESDNEHTIRNRLVENPNKNIEKNDEGKDIDEALERLFPKKSSNVDITKPLGKNSETPNGSFYSSCCA